In Palleronia sp. LCG004, a single window of DNA contains:
- a CDS encoding HlyC/CorC family transporter, with product MFDAAFWLTSAAILGLLVCSGFFSGSETALTAASRGKLRAQADKGSVGAQRALDITEDNERLIGSVLLGNNLVNILATSLATALFTRMLGDGGVALATLIMTFLVLIFAEVLPKTYAITNAETAAAGVSAPIKIVIKVFDPVVATVRAFVRLILRLFGVQTDPDSHILAIREEIEGALNLGHSEGAVEKEERDRILGALDLSERAVEEIMLHRSKIEMVDADKPAGEILQQCLESPHTRLPIYREKHENILGVIHAKDLLRALYARRTANAGASDPFEGFEITDVAMEPYFTPETTSLDEQMKQFLRRHTHFALVVDEYGTLQGLITLEDILEEIVGEITDEFDLDQEYPLHRTEDGDYIIDGSMTIRDLNRAADWTLPDEEANTIAGLVIHEAQSIPTEGQVFSFHEFRFEVMERNDNRITRLKIRPLK from the coding sequence ATGTTCGACGCCGCCTTCTGGCTGACCTCCGCCGCGATCCTCGGACTTCTTGTCTGTTCCGGCTTTTTTTCAGGCTCTGAAACCGCACTTACCGCCGCATCGCGCGGAAAGCTCAGGGCACAGGCCGACAAGGGATCGGTCGGAGCGCAACGCGCGCTCGACATCACTGAGGACAACGAGCGGCTGATCGGCTCGGTTCTTCTCGGTAACAACCTCGTCAACATCCTCGCGACGTCGCTCGCCACCGCACTCTTCACGCGGATGCTGGGAGATGGCGGCGTGGCACTTGCCACCCTTATCATGACGTTCCTCGTGCTGATCTTCGCCGAGGTCTTGCCGAAGACCTACGCGATCACCAATGCCGAGACCGCGGCCGCCGGCGTGTCGGCACCGATCAAGATCGTTATCAAGGTCTTCGATCCCGTGGTCGCCACGGTGCGGGCGTTCGTCCGCCTGATCCTGCGCCTCTTCGGCGTGCAGACGGATCCCGACAGCCACATTCTTGCCATTCGCGAAGAGATCGAGGGTGCGCTGAACCTGGGTCATTCCGAAGGGGCCGTGGAAAAGGAGGAGCGTGACCGGATTCTCGGAGCGCTCGACCTGTCTGAACGGGCCGTGGAAGAGATCATGCTCCACCGCTCCAAGATCGAGATGGTGGATGCCGACAAGCCCGCCGGAGAGATTCTGCAGCAATGCCTCGAGAGCCCTCATACGAGGCTGCCGATCTACCGGGAGAAACACGAGAACATCCTCGGCGTGATTCATGCAAAGGATCTTCTGCGCGCGCTTTACGCCCGTCGAACCGCGAATGCGGGAGCGAGCGATCCGTTCGAGGGCTTCGAGATCACGGACGTGGCGATGGAGCCGTATTTCACGCCCGAGACGACCTCGCTCGACGAGCAGATGAAGCAGTTCCTGCGCCGCCACACGCATTTCGCGCTTGTCGTCGACGAATACGGCACGCTCCAGGGCCTGATCACGCTCGAAGACATTCTCGAAGAGATTGTGGGCGAGATTACGGACGAATTCGACCTCGATCAGGAATACCCGCTGCACAGGACCGAGGACGGCGATTACATCATCGACGGCAGCATGACGATCCGTGACCTGAACCGTGCCGCGGATTGGACCCTCCCCGATGAAGAGGCCAACACGATTGCGGGTCTCGTGATCCACGAAGCACAGTCCATTCCGACCGAAGGCCAAGTCTTCAGCTTCCACGAATTCCGTTTCGAAGTGATGGAGCGAAACGACAACCGCATCACACGGCTGAAGATCCGGCCACTCAAGTGA